TGccatgactatatataaaaataggcagaaaacaaaattaatgataatgagaagaaaacctTTCTAAACAACTAAATCAAATATAGTCATGTGTTATACATTTCTTAAATTCCTAATGCTCTAAAAATACCAGCCTCATAAGGAACTCAAATATCATCTAATTCACCACAGATCATGCACCTTTtactttgatttaaaaaaaaaaaaaaccgaataTTTTTGCTAAATTCTATGAGAGCCGTGCTTGCAAATGAAAGTCACATTTTTGGAAATGTGTGTTCACAAATCACAAGGAGGGTCGGtgtgatatcccatatgatAACATTGATAAGGATAAAGGTATATGGTATATGTGATTCCACAttgcttgagaatgagaagttcttgctctttataagctTCCAATGGataaaattgtattattgactagttcttttcGATTATAGGCCATGTAGTtttgggtcttccattggggtgttacaaatAGTAAAagagcctatcccaaccagaaatgtgggacttgagccgtgccacctacGATGGATTGGTCTAACGAGAATGTTGGGAATTTAAGGGAGGGAAATTGTGATAATATGATAATGATAAGGGtagtggtgtatgggatcccacattgcttgggaatgagaagttcttgcacTTTATAAAGTTCCAATGgggttccaattgtatcattgattagttattttggagtataggccatgtgattTGGACCTTCCATTGGGGCTTTACAGTTGGCTTGATATGAAAGTACACATGAATATGTACTTATTGGTGTGGCTCCAGCAATTCTAATGATCCAGACCAAAGACATGGGTTATGAGATATATTCAAGTTTTCACGGGCATGGATTATGAGATACATTCAAGTTTTCAAGGGAGTGCCAACAGTGGGACCAACCCAGTAGTTGCTAAATCTGCTAAACTTTTCCAGTTTGTAGCGAAGGCAACATGAGCAGTTTTTATCTGGCTTTGTATCAGCCCATACAATCTTGTATGTGATTTTGATTTATCTTAATTTTGTGTTTCAGGACTTGCCTGCATGACAGTTATGTTCATCACAACATTTCTCATGGCGCTTGTCACAATCTTCGTTTGGCAGAAAAGTGTCTTGCTGGCTGCAgcattccttttcttcttctggtTTATTGAGGGTGTATACTTGTCATCAGCTTTTATAAAAGTGCCTCAGGGAGGATGGGTTCCCCTTGTGCTTTCATTTATCTTTATGATCATTATGTATGTCTGGCATTATGGGACTCGCAAGAAGTACACTTTTGATCTTCACAATAAAGTTTCACTAAAATGGTTACTTGGCCTGGGCCCCAGCCTCGGTATTGTTCGTGTGCCTGGGATAGGCCTTATATACTCAGAACTGGCGACAGGAGTCCCTGCAATATTTTCCCACTTTGTGACAAACCTCCCTGCGTTTCATAACGTGTTAGTTTTTGTTTGTGTCAAATCAGTTCCAGTTCCTTATGTCTCACCTGAAGAACGATTTCTCATAGGCCGGATTTGCCCGAGACCATATCGCATGTATAGGTGCATAGTGAGGTATGGTTATAAGGACATTCAGCGAGACAATGGGGACTTTGAGAATCAGCTCATACAGAGCATTGCGGAGTTCATCCAGATGGAAGCAGTAGAACCACAGTTCTCAAGCTCTGAAAGTTCATCATTTGATGGGCGAATGGCTGTTATAAGTACCCGAACTCTGGAATCAAGCTCAAGCCTAATCGTATCTGAGCAAGAGGATGTTGGAGTGAGCAACTCCATCCAAAGCGGCAAGTCTCTAACCCTCCAGAGTTTGCGATCTATTTATGACGAAGAGAACCCACAAATCAGGAGACGCCATGTGAGATTTGACTTACCCCCAAACTCCATGATGGATCCTGCTGTTAGGGAAGAACTAATGGATTTGATTCGGGCAAAGGAAGCAGGGGTTGCATATATCCTGGGACACTCATATGTGAAGGCAAGGAGATCTTCATCGATCTTGAAAAAGCTTGTGATCGACACTGGGTATTCCTTTCTACGGAAGAATTGCAGGGGCCCTGCTGTGGCGCTTAACATTCCTCACATTAGTCTTATTGAAGTTGGCATGATATACTATGTCTAGTCCTTGGAGTAACTTATTCTTGACCCTGGTGATTATCTTTCCCATGGATGGAAAGCGAGGTAGTATTGCCATGGGAGAAGGAATATGTGCTTAATGCAAAAGGTAGGATCTTAGGTCACTGCAATTTCATTACAAAGCTTTCTTGGTTCTGTTGCCCTCGTTTCAATTTGTATAGACGATACCAACTGTCATTATATGAGGCTTAACTTCTGACTTATTTTAGGCTAAGTTCTTGAACTTTACAGCTTGAAGTGTGAGGAAATATACGTGATGGGGACACTACAACATTTATACATGCccgtattattattattgttattattgataaaactaaatgtTCAATACACGTTCAATtcaattctattattattatacaaGTTTCGAAATTTTGACACAGTTTGATCGTGAGTTGTAATATGTGAatcaatttatttcttttaacaaATATAGATTGATATGTTTGTCTCTTTAAAACACCCTTCTATCGATCAAGGGCAGAGAGAATGTTCGGGTATTCAgagttttcatgattttttttttttaactttttatctgtAAGGAAAATGTCTATGAATAGCTATGAAgacatttttagaaaaaaatcttAACAAAGTTTTATAGAATTGGTGGGATACCATTGAAAATAGGTTTGGATATGGAAACTTTTAGAGGAGATTTTACAGAGCGCGtaataaatcatttaaatttttaagacaaAAATTTTTTAGAGGGTGTAATAAATCGTTtaaaatttttggttttttgtttttatatttttaaaaaacatgttACGGAGGGTGTACTAAGTCATTTAGCAACCACCACATGGCAGTGGCTCGGCTTACACACCAATAGATCAATAAAGAGGAATACTCCAATCACAAaatgattatacaaaaataattctataacTTGGTGTGATttgtcaaattgtaaaattatctttattataaagtaaatttgatGGATCACATAAAACCAAATTAATTTGTGTGATTTCTAATCCCTTTGTAGCCATAACACATAAATAAATGCTACACTCAATTTATAACTCgtgtaacttatcaaaaaaataaatttataactcGGGTAATTGATGCTTTTATGGGGTGTGAGATATAAAAGGGCCCGGAGTGCTTAGATGGTGGCGGATTGAAATCTCATGGAATAGAGTAGTTTAGTTGCAAGTAGTCGTTCCAACTTCATGTAAATGAAACCAGTCACAAATCAAACTGCGTGGCATTCAATTTCAGTTCTGATTGTATCCAGGATAAAAATCTCACATGAAAAGACGAAGTAACATGGACTTTTCTAGCAAATACACGCATCTTACATGAAAACAGAACGACTCTTTCCCATAGTAATGGAACCCACAAACATATACGAGAGTTGCACCAACGGAAAACTTCACTGCTAACCGCTCCCCTCAACacccaaaaagagagagagaaagagaaattcCCGccgaaaggagagaaaaaaatactaaagaaaacaaaaagaaagagtgagaaaaacaaaaacagtggAAATACATATAGATATCCAGGGAAAATTTGGTGCCTTGACGAACTTAATAAAAATGTACAGCACAAAGGAATATTCCTGCAGAGCTCACAAGACAGCACGTATATGAACTTGCGCTCTAAATGATGAGGACGAGTAGAAAGATGACCAGCGCTATCACAAATATTACTAGCATCCACCAACACTGCCATATAACATAGATCAAAACAATATTATCCACAATGTCTTTgaagtaaacaaaaaaattagacGTAACAATCACATGATGAATGAAAATGCCAAAATGGTAATGCGATGTACCTAAAGACTATTATGCTTGGAGAAAATCACAAAGTTATTACATGAtgctttaataattttttgtgagCAGATAGCATGCTGAATAATCATGTTCTCATGATGTCGAAACAGGGATAATTGGAAGGAATTACTCATCCAGAAAGAAAGGAACAAAGAAATATGGGAAGGGGTTTGATCATAAGACTTCCCCCACGATATCCTACTTTGAGTTCTCTTTTTGGcttttcctttttagttttAGGTTTTATTGTGTTTTACTATTTATTCTCCCAACAATGAGTGAAGATGGGCTACAATGAATACCCCTTTTAGCTGGAATGATGGGTAGGACATCCACCCAGCATAGGCAAGCTTCTAGAGGAAGGCCTTCCACCAACCAGGCACCAAGAAAATGGGATTAGAAAATATTTCTGAACAGAAAACCAGGAATTGGATTGATCTAAGAAGAAGCCTGCTGTCCAGAAATGCTTAACATAAGAGATATAATCTTCCTAACTACATGCGCTGCTCATGTAGTTATCATAAACTGTACCAACTAATTAATACCACAATATAACATTGGCATATTTTCCAATACTGACCACCTAATAAATTTAGGACAGCTTAAAAAGGCAGGGACTGGATTATTAGGAGTCTGATTCCCTTATGGATGCAAGAgaagaaattatctcatttcCTGATCATAGGCTGACTGACACGAGCTACAGCCCTCACCATTTCTTCAAACAGGCCATTACATGTCCCTACACCAATAACCTTTTTATTCTTCCACAACTTTGGTTATCCATGCACACAAAGTTTCAGTGCATCTCATACCATACAGTGCATGCATGTGGATATTCGAAGCAAAGTTCGACTCCAGAACATAAGGCTTCATAAGTTTTCTTCCTCAGTGAGAAACAATACTTCTACTACAACTAAACAACTCTACAAAGCCAATTTCCTCAATTGTGTGGCAAGAAATTGGATTCTAAGTCTTTAATGCGCAATTTAACAGACTATCAATCTCCTTAGCTACTTACCCAAGAAGACTTGGATTTTGCACTTTTGGAAGCTTTTGCTAGCTGAACTCGAGCTTGAGTAGCAGAAGCAGAGGAAGTACCAATGTTAGATTGAATATCATCTGTTATAACGAAGAATGTTAAAAGATAAAGAGGTAAAAAACTTggaaagaaaaatgtaaaaatatccACAGATGGAAAcaagaataattaattaattcatccTCTGCATAGTGGGAATCTTGCCAATAACAACTCCCTGCTCATGAACAAGAACAGCAAGGtccttaaatatttcatttgctTGCCCAATTTGCTCTTCTACTTCTCTAATACCCTGTTCCCTTTCCTCAATCATTGCTTCATTGAAGGAAATTTCATTATCTAATAAGAGTACGTCCTGCCTGCACATTTTGTTCAAGAAAGTAGATTGTAAAACAAAGAGTCTTCCAGGCTTTGCATCTCTGAGAGAAAACATCACAAGGTACATAGAATCAAGTTACACACATTTGATGTGCACTTAAAAATTTTTTGTTGATCAGTTTGATGTGCACCTAAAAATAGCACATACATTTTAAAAGAACCTACTGATATTACTAATGCATGTTCAAAGAAGATGCACGATTGCCATGGTAGAGAATATATGGATGATTTAAGTTAATATGTTTGCTTTGATTCGCAAGAGCTAGTATAAGACAGTGAATACGGTTGCTAAGATTGTTTAACAATGCAAACCATTTTTGAACTCGAGACACCTGATGTCCACAGCGTACATGGTTTCACTTATAGAAAGGTGTGGGACGtgttataataatgaaaaataaaccgATATAAGTAGAAAACACCTAAGAGCGGTATTGAGATACTAGTAAGTTACCTCTTCTGTTCAAAGAGAAAAGGTCGGTTGTCGTTGATTGCAAAATGTTCACCAGAAGCAGAGCTGTCACCGGAAGTACAACATACAATAGGGCCGAAGTTCAGTAAtcagtattaaaaaaataaaaaaaaatgaaagagttgAGGAGACCAGAACAGCATACGTTgctgataaagaacaagacggAGGGGGAGCAGAAGGGGAGTAGGTAGACTCGCGCTCAGAGGCAAGCTGTTGAGCTTTCTGAAATTCTTGGAGTGTGGTTTGAAAATCTCTGGCAAGTTTAGCATCTTCTACTTTTTTACTCGGCTGGAAACATATCCAGCAAAAGAATTACTTGTTATTGTTAGTAACATACAATGAAGAAGACTTGTAAACATTACAGAAGAAATTGAAATTCAATGCGAGAGAGagattgttaagatataaaatacataattaaatttatcaatAACATCATCTAAGCCTTTAGGACAAGCGATTATAAGAGAGAGACATACGTTGACGGAGGTGTCCCGATCGGAATCGGTCAAGGCCTTGAGCTTAGCAGAAGTATCTTTAACCAAGTGCAGTATCCGCTGCCTCGTGTTATGGCTGCCAAATTCAGAATTCATATAAATTAattggagaaagagaaaagggagagaaatagAAATAGAGAAGAATAGAGACAGCTTTTGACGGTGATCGGAAGTGTCCTTGGCGGTTCCGATGGCATCGACGAGTCGATGAAAAGCAGCGATTGCAGTGTTGATCTGGAAAATGCCCGCAGCGACGGCCTGCGAGGGACTCTGGCTACGGGAACGAACGCCTACCGATGAGGAAGGAGACGGCTTGGCGCCACTCTGGAGATCCTGGAAGCTCATTTCAACCACTGACTTCTTGGGGCTCTTCGGCCAAGAACACAACCACGAGTAAATAGGGGTGTTTGGTCGTCACTTCGATGACAATTTCGTAATTTTATCTTTGTAGGAAATTTTGATTAACACTTTGCAATTCACtaactcaatttttattttttgacgaTTTACTTTGTAAATAGGTAGAGCCTAAGttgtattttcagtttaaaatgctattgtatattttatatgataaatataaattttaagatgTATAATTAGAACAATAAATATGATAAATGTATAgatgattataaatttatagaacaaattttacaaatgattataattatactccaaaaaaaggaaagaaataaaaaatgtgaaattattGAACACGtaacaaatcaaatatttagAACTCATAATATTGAAATCATAATAGAACATGCATTGCTTCACTCATTATAAGACTAATCAGacatgtaaataataataataataataataataataacaattttattataaatgaaaaaacaaaataatattatttttaattatctcaAAAAACTACATGGATATAATTATGATTGGAATGATAAAATGTGAAAATAGActataaatttgaatttaaaaaagaattattattttcaaattaaaataatattagtttaaaaattattattcaatatgattcattatgagaaataatatgaagacaattattattattcttgtaACGATATCCTTGagagatgaagaaatattatgatGAAGGAAGATGGGTGGCTGTGTTTGAGATAGGCGACTATGTCTACTTAAAGGTACAACCGTTTGGCCAAAAGACCTTAAGGAAAAAGATGAGTATGAAACTTTTTAAAAAGTACTATGAGCCCTTTAAGGTGTTGGAGAGGTTTGGAGAGGTTGGGAGAGGTAGCCGATAAATTAGAACTTCATCATCTAAACTACATCCAGTATTTCATGTGACCTTGTTGAAGAAGAGAATTGGAGACATAAGTCTTATAGTGGAAGAGCTTCCTAACTTTGATGATGAGGGAATGATGCTCTTGCAACCTATAGCGGTTCTTGAATATAGGGTAGTGACCCGAGCGAGGAAAATGAGGAAAGTAGTCTTGATCCAATGGCAAGGAGTGTTGAGAGAGGAGGCTTCTTGGGAGGACTATGATGATATGGTGCCGAGGTATCCACACTTGATCCTTGAGGGCAAGAATGTGCTTGAAGGGAGGGGGAATGTCACAACCCCTAAGAGGATTGTCCGGGACCACACTTCAACACAGCTCTTGGAGGGCCAGGACAATCACATGGCTAGCCtgcatgcatgccttggctcaTACCCAAACACACAGTAGGCATCCATGGAGGCTACTGGTCGTGCGCAGTCCCTACGTGTAGGCTTGCGCATTCCCTTGTGCGTGCGCCTACGAGCATGCGCGCCCCAGCACCATTCAGCGAGGTTAGTGGCATGTCCTCATAGGCACGCCATCCAGCGCACGACTCCAGCATGTGCCTTGCGGGCAAGGccaatggcatgccatccaAGGCACAGCTCCAGCCAGTGCCTTGCAGCCCCAGCGCTTAGTCCATCAacttgggccatgcatgcccaTCGCCCAGGCCACCAACCCATCGCATCATAGTTACTGTGGATCAACGTGTATCGTCGTTTGATATTCTTTCTCCATCAATCTAAAGTGTAATTATCTGGCAAAAATTTAATCTCGTTACATCTGAATACGGCTAAGATGTGCCTACACAATATCCCCCTCATCTGGAATGATCCACAAGAACACTTTGCAACTGAATCTTCTTCACTAAAGTCCACTGAATATGTAACTAACTTAGTAAACTCTGCCAAATGAACTTCATCTTTTACCAGATAAGTCTTTATTGAACCATCACTCTTATATAACTTTGGATTCATATCAATCATTCTGATAACTTGCTGTTGTACTTCCTTGAATTTAGAATTTGTGTATAAATTCTGAAACCTCTTCTCAATTGGAGATTTAGATTCCAGGGGGTTGTGACACTAAATGAGTAGAAGTTCGTGGCATttttattctcaattttttttttcaatgagttATCAAACTAGTCGATAAACTCTTTCAAGTTTATCGTAGCATTAACATACCCgtaaaaaaaatgcattcatgctctcactcCGCTGTGTTGTGCTCATTCCAGTCCAAAAGTAGCTTTTCAAGAATGCTGGAACCCAATGCTTATGCTTAGTGTATAGACTTTGTAACCAGGCATTTTCATGCAAATTGTACGTGGTAATTAACTGAACCCAACTTGTCTCAAACTCATCAACACTTTAGCTATCATACACACATTTTATCAATGTATTTTTCATCTTAGTCTGTAGGAACCATAGGAGCCAAGCTTTTATGGCACTTTCTTCAGTATATGCCATAGGCAAAATCTATGTCGGGTATTTTGGAAGACAATACCAATTACATTTTTCATCGCTCTATCTTGGTCAGTGATAATAGTTTTAGGAGCTATACCATCTATACACTGTAACCAAGTCTGGAATAACCACACAAAGGTCTCCATATCCTCACTGAAAATCAAGCCTGCTCCCATGAGAATTGACTGCAtgtggtggtttacaccaacaaatggtgcaaacggTATCCCATATATATTTGCCAGGTATGTGGTATTGAATGTGACCACGTCACCGAAATATTGGTAGGCTGCTCTACCACAGGGGTCTACCCAGAAGATATTCTTTAACCTCCCGTCatcatctaaatccatcaatgCAAAGAGCCCATGATTTTTATATTGCATCCTATAAAAATACTCTTAAAGTGCACCAGCACTACCTGTGCCAAGTTGTAGATGTCTTGCATTGTTGATGTAATTATgataatcattttccaaaaacgAGAGGTTCTCAAACCCACCCACACCAACAACTAGAGATTCAAATCTCTTGTTCATTCAGACACCAGCCATATCATTTGtatataaaactttttttacGGTGTCACTCACCTCTCTATTACATCAAAAGAAGTGAGATTTCTTTGGACTAAGGTGGTGGTTATGGATGTTATGAACCGTATTTAATCGAAGTTTTCCATCAGATTTCAAGGCATTAATCTTTACCTTATATTCTGTCTTTCCTATCAGAGGTGGGTTGACGACATTGAAAGTTCTATTATGGGCCTTTCCACCATGAGCACAAACAATGGTGAAATACTTAACAGTTTCATCTTCATCCCTCTCAATCCTTtttgtcatcaccccaaacccgCACTTCTTACCATAATCCTTATAATAACTTACTAAATCTTCAAGAGAATTAAACTCCATCCCCTTATTTGGCTCCTCATTCATATCATCACCATCAATTTCAACATTCTGAGATGTCTCGGCACTACAATCCTTGCTTTCTTGTGGATTTGATCTATCCTCATTAATTTCTTCAACTGTAAAGGATGTACATGGCGCTTCAGTTTCCCCACCACCGGATCTATTAGAATTTAACCCAACTAGTATGCATGCAGTGGAGCTTGTATTGATGAGAGGAGTTGGAGGTTCCATGTTATGCAGAAATGGGTAACCAGCATTTGGCAGAAATCCCAATGACCATGCAGGCAGGCACTTGTCCATAGTAACCATGCATGTAATTTGGAATGCTTGGACATGTTGATGGTATGTCCTAACATGTTATTGGATAAAGTTATTGATGTATTTTGGaaataaatatcaattcaacacattccaatgttaatgatatattaaatgatataacATACCGCAGATGACGGATTTAAGCTACATGGCGTTAGCGTAGATAGTTGTTATTTCCCATTTCCCATGTTGAGAGGGAGCCAAATGCAAATACTGGATCTGAAGAGTAAAAATGCAAATAAGGGAGCAAGGAAATACAACAGATATAGATATTCCTCCAAAGAAATATAGTGATTgattatatacatatactagTGGAGGGGAAACGTGCTATGCATGTTTGCTTAGTTGGGTTTTTTGGTTatcttttacaaaaatttgttcagtgcaaatttaaacaaaaaataaaaaaatacaaactgaaatttgtcttttttttttccatgatcATTGTAGTTCTAGGTCATATTGGACAGGACCAATAGAGATAACATTAAAGTTTTTGTGTTGTTGTTGATTGAATATATCTGGATCTGCAGCAAGTTGAATCATTCACTATTTTTCTAAAGCTTGTAATGTTACATTCTCAATAAACAGTAAATGCTcctatatgttaaatatttaatgggactagatgatgaataaatatgtaaataatttatatacaaaaaaatgagaattaaaaaataacataaatttttGGTATGAAATTTTATGACATTATTAGAACTTTTACCTTTGAGAATAGAAGTTATTACTTGTAATTAGTATGTTTTAATGtcataatataaaaatgaattaaagaataaattttgtagaattttttgtttaaaaagcatttttgttattataatttaaagttgaagtgttttatatataatatagaaaatttctaaaagtatttttaactatttttttttttttttgtgttaaaGGAAAAAACAGTAGAAATGAAAGAATTTACCTCTCCAATATGATTCATGAAATCAATTGCTGAATAACCTAAAGCCTCCTCAGCAATTTCGCCAAACATGATAGCAGCTAATTTTCTCGTCCCGTCATCAAGTTCAACATATGCTCGACAGCTACAAATAATGAGAGCATTGTTTTTTGTTAAGATTGGTAAAAATTGTATATGAGGAATTTTTGGGATGAATTATTAAgtgataaaatttgaaaatacataCCATGGTTGATAAACACTTTGATGTTTGCAGTGATAACAGAGGAAACTTTCGTTATGGTCATGTCTAGTTCCCTTGTTACAATTGATGCACgagatgtaaaaaaatatttggcaCAAATtgataatgtttatttttgcCTTAATCCAGAATTTTACTTTCTATGCCATGTAACAAACAATGTATTGGGTAATGTGCATGAACATGAATTTGAAATTggtaggaaaaaaatattttaaccccATTGGTTGTAAACTTTTCATCAATGCAGCAACATTACAATTTTTCGTTATTTCTCACAGACCAACAGATGATAAAGATGTATGTGGATATTTTAACGATTTTGCAATAATACTTTCATGTATTGCATCATTAATTATTGcccttaaaatttgaaaagaaaatgtaaattaataagagggaaaaaaaaaagaaatagtttaaatattgaatatgtgtatatgagaaatatttaacatgaataaatatcaatataattttgtCTTTATTAATCTATCAATAAAAGGGAAATATAGGTtagaaacttttaaaaaaataaattaatgaaaaattgtttaaatatgaATTACTATTTTTGCAATTACTCTGCTTCAGGaagaagatgattgattgtaaaAACACTTGCTGGTCATGATGATAGGGACAAacctatattataaatattcatcattagtatttcaaaaatatattatttataaaaatatttaagaatgatAATCATTAAAAGTACTATTGTAGGAACGAACTTTTAATTttgttgcaagtataattggtTTTGTTTCAATTATTTCTGAAATTTTTTGGCATTCATCTTTCACAAACCGTCCACACATAGTTAAGCTGACTAGATTTAAGCTATAACAtttgaaacaaaagaattattactAGATTTATTAAAGTCAGAtcagaaaataattttgaaaaaataaaaataaggaatttttttttttatctttgatctATAACATAGATTTTTTGAATAACAGTTGGTCCATTTGTTAATATTATCTCTCTAGATGGCTTGATATGAATGGCAACTGCTAAGAGATCTTattaaaaagattt
The genomic region above belongs to Carya illinoinensis cultivar Pawnee chromosome 4, C.illinoinensisPawnee_v1, whole genome shotgun sequence and contains:
- the LOC122308218 gene encoding syntaxin-22-like; protein product: MSFQDLQSGAKPSPSSSVGVRSRSQSPSQAVAAGIFQINTAIAAFHRLVDAIGTAKDTSDHRQKLHNTRQRILHLVKDTSAKLKALTDSDRDTSVNPSKKVEDAKLARDFQTTLQEFQKAQQLASERESTYSPSAPPPSCSLSATSASGEHFAINDNRPFLFEQKRQDVLLLDNEISFNEAMIEEREQGIREVEEQIGQANEIFKDLAVLVHEQGVVIDDIQSNIGTSSASATQARVQLAKASKSAKSKSSWCWWMLVIFVIALVIFLLVLII